In Quadrisphaera sp. RL12-1S, a single genomic region encodes these proteins:
- a CDS encoding MFS transporter, which translates to MPHPSRADTGPPEPPAPSPLAGGAARSRASALPVLALAAVVLVALNVRGPLAALPPVAVELRSDLAVSAGAVGLLTTLPVLCFGAATPFGAWVTARFGLRTAVLACLGGVLLGTLVRSAGGYPAALAGTVVLGMAITIGNIAMPVLISEDFPSAVGLVTALYAASFNVGSALTTAVTPLVAVPLGWRTATAVWAVLAVVAAVVVLRAHRRSRGGPGTAPAGSDRTGRTDRAGRAGRADGGRLDPHPVPVRRRATTWLLVAACAAQSFSYYGTTAWLPELLADRLGAGPEAAGVSAAVFQVAAVVGAFGVPAVLRATARPRVALWLVCAGWATLPLGLLLAPQLWWCWAALAGAAQGGGITVVLVSAVARGREVRAGRAGGPADVRAASALVQGGGYLAGALGPVVVGAAHDASGGWTAPLLVLLTAVAVLLATGTAGVPRREPAPV; encoded by the coding sequence GTGCCCCACCCCTCCCGGGCGGACACCGGTCCGCCGGAGCCGCCCGCCCCCTCCCCGCTGGCGGGGGGCGCCGCCCGCTCGCGGGCGTCGGCTCTGCCGGTCCTCGCCCTCGCGGCCGTGGTGCTCGTGGCGCTCAACGTGCGCGGCCCCCTGGCGGCGCTGCCGCCGGTCGCGGTGGAGCTGCGCTCGGACCTGGCGGTCAGCGCCGGCGCCGTGGGGCTGCTGACCACGCTCCCGGTGCTCTGCTTCGGCGCCGCCACCCCCTTCGGGGCGTGGGTGACCGCCCGGTTCGGGCTGCGGACCGCCGTGCTCGCCTGCCTCGGCGGGGTGCTGCTGGGCACCCTCGTGCGCTCCGCGGGCGGCTACCCCGCGGCCCTGGCCGGCACCGTGGTGCTGGGGATGGCCATCACCATCGGCAACATCGCGATGCCCGTGCTCATCTCGGAGGACTTCCCCAGCGCCGTCGGCCTCGTCACCGCGCTGTACGCCGCGTCCTTCAACGTGGGCAGCGCCCTCACCACCGCCGTGACGCCGCTGGTCGCCGTCCCCCTGGGCTGGCGGACCGCCACGGCGGTGTGGGCGGTGCTGGCCGTGGTCGCCGCCGTCGTCGTCCTGCGGGCCCACCGCCGCTCCCGCGGCGGCCCGGGGACCGCGCCGGCCGGGTCCGACCGCACCGGCCGCACGGACCGCGCGGGCCGCGCCGGCCGCGCCGACGGCGGGCGCCTCGACCCCCACCCCGTGCCCGTCCGCCGGCGCGCCACCACCTGGCTGCTGGTGGCCGCCTGCGCCGCGCAGTCGTTCTCCTACTACGGCACCACGGCCTGGCTGCCCGAGCTGCTCGCCGACCGGCTCGGCGCCGGCCCCGAGGCCGCCGGGGTGAGCGCCGCCGTCTTCCAGGTGGCCGCCGTGGTCGGGGCGTTCGGGGTGCCCGCCGTGCTGCGCGCCACCGCCCGCCCCCGCGTCGCGCTGTGGCTGGTCTGCGCCGGCTGGGCCACCCTGCCGCTCGGGCTGCTGCTGGCGCCGCAGCTGTGGTGGTGCTGGGCGGCGCTCGCGGGGGCCGCCCAGGGCGGCGGGATCACCGTGGTGCTGGTCTCAGCGGTGGCCCGCGGCCGCGAGGTGCGGGCAGGCCGCGCGGGCGGTCCCGCCGACGTGCGGGCCGCCTCGGCGCTGGTGCAGGGCGGCGGCTACCTGGCCGGTGCCCTGGGACCGGTGGTGGTGGGCGCCGCGCACGACGCGAGCGGCGGGTGGACGGCGCCGCTGCTCGTGCTGCTGACCGCCGTGGCCGTGCTGCTGGCGACGGGCACGGCGGGGGTGCCCCGGCGCGAGCCGGCACCGGTCTGA
- a CDS encoding MFS transporter — protein sequence MTSHAGAPARGVAVYGTVLRRPGTGLTFAASVLARLPIAMAPLGMVLLVERTSGSYATAGAVTAAFAVGTAAGAPVWGRAMDARAQARVLAPAVTASAALLAVLALSAPRGAPAAVLAGTALAAGLTFPPFSAAMRASWRVLLADPGHRRAGYALDAAAVEALFVLGPLLLSGLLVALPTSGPLLVTAAVLLVGGLGYAATGSARQDPHDRSPGAAPAGAAGAAGAAGTAGTAGTAGTAEVGAPPAARALLTSAPLLAVLASGLAMALAFGATDTSLAATARTVLGDDAALGLLFAAIAGGSTLGGLAYGALGGHRSGARLLPVLLGVFGAGLGGVALVLAAPGSPPTPVLLGVLFVVGLVIAPSLIIQQALVDGLSPAGRTTEAQAWLSTAVTTGGALGTAAGGAVIEAAGVAAAFGAAAAALGLAAVVALVSQGAWRRADGARDGPSGW from the coding sequence GTGACGTCGCACGCCGGGGCACCGGCGCGCGGGGTCGCCGTCTACGGGACCGTGCTCCGGCGGCCCGGGACCGGGCTGACGTTCGCGGCGTCCGTGCTCGCCCGGCTCCCCATCGCCATGGCCCCGCTCGGGATGGTGCTCCTCGTGGAGCGCACGTCCGGCTCGTACGCCACGGCTGGCGCCGTCACCGCGGCCTTCGCCGTCGGCACGGCCGCCGGTGCCCCCGTGTGGGGCCGGGCCATGGACGCCCGCGCCCAGGCCCGCGTCCTGGCGCCCGCCGTCACCGCGAGCGCCGCGCTGCTCGCCGTGCTCGCGCTGTCCGCTCCGCGGGGCGCACCCGCCGCGGTGCTGGCCGGCACCGCGCTCGCGGCGGGCCTGACCTTCCCGCCCTTCAGCGCCGCCATGCGCGCCTCCTGGCGCGTGCTGCTCGCCGACCCCGGCCACCGCCGCGCCGGGTACGCGCTCGACGCGGCCGCGGTGGAGGCGCTGTTCGTGCTGGGTCCGCTGCTGCTGTCGGGGCTGCTGGTCGCGCTGCCGACCTCGGGGCCGCTGCTCGTCACCGCGGCGGTGCTGCTGGTCGGGGGGCTGGGCTACGCGGCCACGGGCTCCGCGCGCCAGGACCCCCACGACCGGTCCCCCGGTGCCGCCCCCGCAGGGGCGGCGGGAGCGGCAGGGGCGGCGGGGACGGCGGGGACGGCGGGGACGGCGGGGACGGCGGAGGTGGGTGCGCCGCCCGCCGCGCGGGCGCTGCTGACCTCCGCGCCGCTGCTGGCGGTGCTGGCCAGCGGCCTGGCGATGGCGCTGGCCTTCGGTGCCACCGACACCTCCCTGGCCGCGACCGCGCGCACCGTGCTCGGTGACGACGCCGCGCTGGGCCTGCTCTTCGCCGCCATCGCCGGTGGCAGCACGCTCGGGGGGCTCGCCTACGGAGCCCTCGGCGGACACCGCTCCGGCGCGCGGCTGCTGCCGGTCCTGCTCGGGGTGTTCGGAGCCGGGCTGGGCGGTGTCGCCCTGGTGCTCGCCGCGCCCGGCAGCCCGCCCACGCCCGTGCTGCTGGGCGTGCTGTTCGTGGTGGGGCTCGTCATCGCGCCCAGCCTCATCATCCAGCAGGCCCTCGTGGACGGGCTGTCACCCGCGGGTCGCACCACCGAGGCGCAGGCGTGGCTGTCCACCGCGGTCACCACCGGCGGCGCCCTGGGCACGGCCGCGGGCGGAGCGGTCATCGAGGCGGCCGGGGTGGCAGCCGCCTTCGGTGCGGCGGCCGCTGCGCTGGGGCTCGCCGCCGTCGTCGCCCTGGTCTCGCAGGGCGCGTGGCGGCGCGCCGACGGCGCCCGCGACGGGCCGTCCGGGTGGTGA
- a CDS encoding putative quinol monooxygenase: MSSSVTSLLELTLTAEAVADRAATDAVVSQTLQATRAFDGCLGCDVLEDVEDPAHLVVLERWASLAHDDAYRAWRRTPEGASRLGEVLAGPPRLTRFTTADGV; this comes from the coding sequence GTGTCCTCCTCCGTGACGTCCCTGCTCGAGCTCACCCTGACTGCGGAGGCGGTGGCCGACCGCGCCGCCACCGACGCCGTGGTCAGCCAGACGCTCCAGGCCACCCGCGCCTTCGACGGGTGCCTGGGCTGCGACGTCCTGGAGGACGTCGAGGACCCGGCGCACCTGGTGGTGCTCGAGCGGTGGGCCTCGCTGGCCCACGACGACGCCTACCGCGCGTGGCGCCGCACGCCCGAGGGCGCCTCGCGCCTGGGCGAGGTGCTGGCGGGCCCGCCGCGGCTGACCCGGTTCACCACGGCCGACGGCGTCTGA
- the purU gene encoding formyltetrahydrofolate deformylase produces MSASAPTTPSKHYVIALACPDGPGIVHAVTGVLAHLGGNITDSQQFGDPDTGRFHMRVQVSADLDEPALRGAFAPVAQRFGMEWTLDELGRPLRTLVMVSRAGHCLNDLLFRTRAGQLPVDVVAVAGNHRDLEPLAGFYGVPFHHLPVDRSVAAGEPGSLEAAEAALLGLVDSLDVELVVLARYMQILSPQLCRALSGRAINIHHSFLPSFKGARPYAQAHVRGVKIIGATAHYVTPDLDEGPIIEQDVHRVDHGMTVAELQSIGQDVEAQVLARAVRWHAEHRVLLDGHRTVVFR; encoded by the coding sequence GTGTCCGCCTCCGCACCGACGACCCCCTCGAAGCACTACGTGATCGCGCTGGCCTGCCCCGACGGCCCGGGCATCGTGCACGCCGTGACCGGGGTGCTGGCGCACCTGGGCGGCAACATCACCGACAGCCAGCAGTTCGGCGACCCGGACACCGGCCGGTTCCACATGCGCGTGCAGGTCAGCGCCGACCTGGACGAGCCCGCGCTGCGGGGGGCGTTCGCTCCGGTGGCGCAGCGCTTCGGCATGGAGTGGACCCTGGACGAGCTGGGGCGCCCGCTGCGGACGCTGGTGATGGTCTCCCGGGCCGGCCACTGCCTCAACGACCTGCTGTTCCGCACGCGCGCCGGCCAGCTCCCGGTGGACGTCGTCGCCGTCGCGGGCAACCACCGCGACCTCGAGCCGCTGGCGGGCTTCTACGGGGTGCCGTTCCACCACCTGCCGGTGGACAGGTCCGTGGCCGCGGGCGAGCCCGGGTCCCTGGAGGCCGCGGAGGCGGCGCTGCTGGGGCTGGTGGACTCCCTCGACGTGGAGCTGGTGGTGCTGGCCCGGTACATGCAGATCCTGTCGCCGCAGCTGTGCCGGGCGCTGAGCGGGCGGGCCATCAACATCCACCACTCGTTCCTGCCCAGCTTCAAGGGCGCGCGGCCGTACGCCCAGGCGCACGTGCGCGGCGTGAAGATCATCGGTGCGACGGCGCACTACGTGACGCCCGACCTCGACGAGGGCCCGATCATCGAGCAGGACGTCCACCGGGTCGACCACGGCATGACCGTGGCCGAGCTGCAGTCCATCGGGCAGGACGTCGAGGCGCAGGTGCTGGCCAGGGCGGTGCGCTGGCACGCCGAGCACCGGGTGCTGCTGGACGGTCACCGCACGGTCGTCTTCCGCTGA
- a CDS encoding glucose-6-phosphate dehydrogenase yields the protein MTDASSETSTDDHGAATPTAVSTPTVFVLFGATGDLAARMVLPAFGALAKHGLLPDNWRLIGNGRGHQTHDEFREHVKKVLDDAKTGLSGRQWRGFSSSLRFAGGGFTESDPGELADVVAEAKDDLGGGDDVQLVHYIALPPSTFEPYTKALDAHGLAEGARVVYEKPFGTDSESFERLDELVLSIFPEERVFRIDHFLGKEATQQLHVLRFNNRLLEQVWNRYHVAAVQIDIPETLGVSNRAGFYDETGATLDMLVTHQLQVMAEVALEPPADASPEALLEAREAVLKDFRPMDPSEAVLGQVEGYRDIEEVDDDSQTDTFVAAKVWIDNDRWEGVPFLLRTGKQLKESHQHVTLVLRRPQTRGFGERPPRPETIAFSLAGNGTVAATVTAQRPGAPGDLVAGSLLLDLEDLPRAEPLPAYASLLRDVLAGDRALFTTATGLREAWRVAAPLLDNRPQVQPYAPGSWGPEAAKEIAAPHGWLSQNSLDD from the coding sequence GTGACCGACGCATCGTCCGAGACCTCCACCGACGACCACGGTGCGGCCACGCCCACCGCGGTCTCCACCCCCACCGTCTTCGTCCTCTTCGGCGCCACGGGAGACCTCGCGGCGCGCATGGTGCTGCCCGCCTTCGGAGCGCTCGCCAAGCACGGGCTGCTCCCCGACAACTGGCGCCTCATCGGCAACGGGCGCGGGCACCAGACCCACGACGAGTTCCGCGAGCACGTCAAGAAGGTGCTGGACGACGCCAAGACCGGCCTGAGCGGGCGCCAGTGGCGCGGCTTCTCCTCCTCGCTGCGCTTCGCCGGCGGCGGGTTCACCGAGTCCGACCCGGGCGAGCTGGCCGACGTGGTGGCCGAGGCGAAGGACGACCTCGGCGGCGGCGACGACGTGCAGCTGGTGCACTACATCGCGCTGCCCCCCTCGACCTTCGAGCCGTACACGAAGGCGCTGGACGCGCACGGCCTGGCCGAGGGCGCGCGGGTGGTCTACGAGAAGCCCTTCGGCACCGACTCCGAGAGCTTCGAGCGCCTCGACGAGCTGGTCCTGTCGATCTTCCCCGAGGAGCGCGTCTTCCGGATCGACCACTTCCTCGGCAAGGAGGCGACCCAGCAGCTGCACGTGCTGCGCTTCAACAACCGCCTGCTCGAGCAGGTCTGGAACCGCTACCACGTGGCCGCCGTGCAGATCGACATCCCGGAGACCCTCGGGGTGAGCAACCGCGCCGGCTTCTACGACGAGACCGGCGCCACCCTGGACATGCTCGTCACCCACCAGCTCCAGGTGATGGCGGAGGTGGCGCTCGAGCCCCCGGCCGACGCCTCGCCGGAGGCGCTGCTGGAGGCTCGCGAGGCGGTGCTCAAGGACTTCCGCCCCATGGACCCCTCCGAGGCCGTGCTCGGCCAGGTCGAGGGCTACCGGGACATCGAGGAGGTCGACGACGACTCCCAGACGGACACCTTCGTGGCCGCCAAGGTCTGGATCGACAACGACCGCTGGGAGGGCGTCCCCTTCCTGCTGCGCACCGGCAAGCAGCTCAAGGAGAGCCACCAGCACGTGACGCTGGTGCTGCGCCGCCCGCAGACCCGCGGGTTCGGCGAGCGCCCGCCGCGCCCGGAGACCATCGCGTTCTCCCTGGCCGGCAACGGCACCGTGGCGGCCACCGTGACGGCCCAGCGCCCCGGGGCCCCGGGCGACCTGGTGGCCGGCTCGCTCCTGCTCGACCTCGAGGACCTGCCCCGCGCCGAGCCGCTGCCCGCGTACGCCTCGCTGCTGCGGGACGTGCTGGCGGGTGACCGGGCGCTGTTCACCACGGCGACCGGCCTGCGCGAGGCCTGGCGCGTGGCGGCGCCGCTGCTGGACAACCGCCCGCAGGTGCAGCCCTACGCCCCCGGGTCCTGGGGTCCCGAGGCGGCCAAGGAGATCGCGGCCCCCCACGGCTGGCTCTCGCAGAACAGCCTGGATGACTGA